The Candidatus Zixiibacteriota bacterium nucleotide sequence AGTCCGTGCCTACATATCTGTTGCGAATGTTTATCGCCGCGTTGTGATCACGGTCTATGACGTTGCCACAGGATGCACAGATGTACGTCCTTTGTGACAACGGCATCGACTGGATATTGCCACAAATGCAACATTCTTGTGATGTGTATCTCGGATTAACCAGCCCAACAACACCACCAGCATATTCTGCTTTGTAGGTCGTGAACTCAATTAATTTTCCCCAAGACGCATCGTGAATTGATCTTGCAAGATGATGGTTCTTCACCATGTTTTTGATTTGCAAGTCCTCAAATATGATCTGATCATAAGTATCTGCGAGAAAACGGCTTACTTTGTGCAGATAGTCCTTTCGGACATTTCGTACCTTACGATATACCCCTTTGAGAACAACCTTCTGCTTATTCCGATTATTTGATCCCTTTTTCTTACGAGATAGGTGTTTATGTTCTTTCCTTAACTTCAAGTCGTATTTGTATGTGGTCTTCGGATTCGGTATCTGCGTACCGTCCGACAGCACAGCGAGAGTCGTGATCCCTACATCCACACCAACAGAAGTTTTAATCTCCTTTGGTTCTGGGTTCGGAAGTTCAACGGAGAAGCCCGCATACCACTGGTCGCCATCTCGTTTGATGGTGCAAGTCTTGATCTTACCCTCAATCTCCCTGTGCATAAACATCCTGATAACTCCAATCTTCGATAG carries:
- a CDS encoding transposase, with translation MSRKTFKYRMYPTRKQNIILLNVLSTCRHLYNEMLEDRKNAYDRCCIGVNYNQQAGQLKYLNLGVYSQVAQDVLRRLDKAFQNFFRRVKNGETPGYPRFKGYNRYDSFTYPQSGFKILEDGRLKLSKIGVIRMFMHREIEGKIKTCTIKRDGDQWYAGFSVELPNPEPKEIKTSVGVDVGITTLAVLSDGTQIPNPKTTYKYDLKLRKEHKHLSRKKKGSNNRNKQKVVLKGVYRKVRNVRKDYLHKVSRFLADTYDQIIFEDLQIKNMVKNHHLARSIHDASWGKLIEFTTYKAEYAGGVVGLVNPRYTSQECCICGNIQSMPLSQRTYICASCGNVIDRDHNAAINIRNRYVGTD